The Paenibacillus yonginensis genome segment AGCTAGTATATCCAATTCCGGCGCTTCAAGTCGAAACTTATCGAATAAAGCAATTGCAAATAACACAAAATGAAAGCAAATTTTAGAAAAATTCAAAAATTTATTTCATCTTGATATTTAAAAGGTGTAATATAGGGGTAGAGAGTTCGTTTCGGCTGTGTGGTTATTCATCTTTTCGTCAAAGTTTTGTGAAGGCAATCCCGGATAGGTGGATTGGTTTTCCAGGGAAGGCCCGTGGAGTAGGGGCTCTTTTTTATGGGTAAATTATGACGAGTGGGTGATCGGGAACATGCACTGGCTGATGGGATTCGAAACGGGGGTTATGCGGGGATTCTACTCTGCACGGGCCGTTCCTATCCGTTTCGAAGGCATCAGTATGCCCGAATTATGACGGACTGCAATTAAGCGTAAAGGAGGACGTTCCAAATGTCACAAACTTTGAATCAATCGGAAACACAAGGAACGCAAGAAACGGCGGCTGCAAGCACAAAGGATCTTGTGGATCAATTGCTCAAGCCTGAGGTACAGCAATCCCTAACTTCTCTTGTGGACAATTTGCCAAAGCTGACTGAAATGGTGAATACGCTGACTCAAGCTTATGATGTGATGCAAAGCCTGGCTACAGACAAAGTGTTTGTAGAGGATATCAAAGCCGGCTTCACCGGTGTGGTTGGTCCGGTTGTAGGCATGGCTAAGAATGCCGCTGCAACGGCGATTGAAGCGAATGACCGCGCGAAGAAAGACAATTCCACGGTTAGCGTATTTGGTCTTCTGAAGATGCTCAAGGACCCTAATATCCAAAAAGCCTTGAAATTTGCACAGGCTTACCTGGATGTTACGAACGAAAAGAAGAAATAAAAAGACCTAATCGGAAATAGCATAACGAACGGAGGATGGAAATGTCGAAGCAAATTTTGATTTTGGGCGGCGGATATGGTGGACTTCTGAGCGCGCTGACTGCGCGTGAATATCTGAGCGCCGAAGAAGCTACCATCACAGTCGTAAACAAATACCCTACGCACCAAATTATTACGGAGCTGCACCGTCTGGCTGCCGGCAACCTTGATGAGAAAGCTGTAGCTCTTCCGCTTGAGAAGCTGCTCGGCGGCAAACAGGTGAAGCTGGTTGTGGACACGGTTGAGAAAATTTCTCCGGATGAGAAGCAAGTGAAATTGACAAGCGGTGCTACCTATAAATATGACGCTCTTGTAATCGCTCTAGGCAGCGAAACAGCTTACTTCGGAATTCCAGGACTCAAAGAGAACAGCTTGACGCTGAAATCGGTGGACGAAGCTCACCGCATCTTTGAAACCGTCAAATCCCGTCTGGATGCTTACAAACAGTCTAAAAACAAAGCGGACGCTACATTTGTTGTCGGCGGCGGCGGTCTGACCGGCGTAGAGCTTGTCGGCGAATTTGCGGATGAGCTGCCGGAGCTTTGCCGTCAAAGAGGAATTGATTTCAATGAAATCAACCTTTATTGCGTCGAAGCTGGCCCTACGATCCTGGCCGGTTTCCCTGCAGACCTCGTTGAACGGGCTACTAAGAGCCTGGAAGCCCGCGGCGTGAAATTCGTTACCGGCGTTCCAATTACGGAGCTGAAGGACAACAAGGTATTCCTGAAAGACGGCAACTCTATCGATTCCAGCACGGTCATTTGGACCGGCGGCGTACAAGGCAACTCCCTTGTAGCGGACAGCGGCATTGAAGTCAATCGCGGACGGGCAACGGTAACGGAAACCCTGCAATCTACGTCCCACAAAGACATTTTCCTTGCCGGCGACAGCGCGGTAGTCTTTGCTCCAGGAGCAGAACGTCCTTACCCGCCAACTGCACAAATTGCTTGGCATATGGGTGAGACGGTTGGTTACAACCTGTCCGTATTCGTTAAAGGCGGCACGATGGAATCCTTCCATTATGTAAGCTCCGGTACACTCGGCAGCTTGGGCCGCAAAGACGGCATCGCAATGGTGGGCGGAAGCTCAACCAAGCTGAAAGGGATGCCGGCTTCCCTGATGAAAGAGGCAAGTAACATCCGTTACCTGGCCCGCATCAAAGGTTTGTCCGCTTTGGCGTACTAATCTCTAACGACAATATAGGTTTTATACGCAGAGCCGCCCTTCGGGGCGGCTTTTTTGTCGTGGTTTCAAGGTTCTGCGCTTGACGAAATGCCCATCTGCTATAATAAACTAACTTCATATAACGAGATCATCACGGTACAGGAGAACACAGCCATGGATCAAACCTTGAAAGGGAACGAAAGAAACGGCAGCAATCCGGACAGCGGACCATCCGGTTCGGGTTTGGAGCGCCGGAATGTAGGGATTTTTGCACATGTGGATGCCGGAAAAACAACGACCACCGAACATATCCTGTTTGAAAGCGGGCGTACGCGGTCGCTGGGCAGCGTAGATTCGGGCACAGCTGTTACTGATTGGCTCGACATTGAGAAGGAGCGCGGCATTTCGGTTCGGGCGGCAACCACCTCTTTCGTCTGGAAAGGGGTTCATATCAACCTTGTAGACACGCCTGGACACGTAGATTTCCTGTCTGAAGTGGAACGATCCCTTCGGGTGATGGACGGCGCGGTGCTGATCGTATCGGCGGCTGAAGGAGTACAGGCGCAGACTGAGCTGATTTGGGGCGCATTAAGGAAGCTGAAGATACCAACCCTTATTTATGTCAATAAAATGGACCGGACCGGCGTCAACGAGCAGGCGCTGCTCGCCGATATTTGCAAATATCTGTCGCCGGACGCGGTTCCTTTTCAGCTGCCCGTAGGGCAGGAGCAGTCTTTCACAGGGGCCGTGGACTTATGGGCCGCTTTGGAGGACGGTTTGGAGGATGGAACGAACACTGCCGTATCCGGAGAGACGTTGTCTGAAGCTGCGGGGCGCTTGAAGGCTGCAGGAATCGAGCTGCTGGAAAGCTTGGCGGAGCGGGATGAGGCGCTGCTGCAGCGTTACTTGGCTGGAGAAAAGGTGCCGGTGATGCAGTGGAGACAAGCTGCGGCGGACATGGCCTGTTCAGGCAGGCTGTTCCCGCTGTTCTACGGCGCCTCTGGCAAGGGCATTGGCGTGGAGGCGCTGATGGATGCTATCGTGGATTATTTGCCGGGACCGGGTGGGGACAAGGACAAGGAGCTTTCCGGCATTGTCTTCAAGATTGAACGCGACAAAACGATGGGCCGGATGGCTTATGTCCGGTTATATTCAGGTGCTATCCGTAATCGTGATCTGGTTCTTAACTATACGCAGCAGTTGGAGGAAAAGGTGACGCAGATTCGCAAGGTTGACGGGAATAAATCGGAAGACCTTGGTGTGCTGGAAGCGGGGGATATCGCCGCTGTATGCGGATTGGCCTCTGTCCGCATAGGGGATGTGCTGGGCAGCCCGGCCCATATTCCGGACGAAGCCAGGCTTGCCGTGCCTTTGCTGACCGTTCAGGCTCACTGGGCAAGCGAAGCGGACTATCCGCGGATGGTGCAAGCGCTGCAGGAGCTGTCGGATGAAGATCCGCTGCTGGATGTGCAGTGGATGCAGGACGAACGGGAGCTCCACGTTAAGGTTATGGGGCAGATCCAGCTGGAGATGCTGACAAGCCTCCTGCAGAGCCGGTACGGACTCCGGGCCGAATTCGGCAAACCATCTGTCATCTATAAGGAGACGCCGGTCCGAGCAGGCGAAGGTTACGTTGCTTATTTGATGCCGAAGCCTTGCTGGGCCATTCTGCGCTTTGCCATAGAGCCGGGACCGCCGGGAAGCGGGCTTCAATATGACGCGAAGGTACGGACCGAAGACCTTCTGCTGCAATATCAGAACGAGGTGCGGCGGCGTGTTCCCGAGGCTTTGTCACAGGGGTTGTACGGCTGGGAGGTCGTGGATCTGAAGGTGACGCTGATCGAAGGGCAGCACCACGTTTGGCATACACATCCGCTGGATTTTGCCGTAGCGACGCCGATGGGGATCATGGACGGGCTCGCGAATACCGGGACTAAACTGCTTGAGCCCATCTTGAACTTCCGGATTAACGTGCCGGAGGAGAATGCAGGGAGGGTGATGAATGACCTGGTCCAGATGCGGGGCGTGTTTGAAACGCCTGTCCTGCAGGGAGAGCGAATTACCCTTACGGGCAAGGTGCCGCTGGCTGAATCCATGGAATATGCTTCCCAGCTTGGTTCGCTGACCAAAGGGCGCGGGGCGATGGTTACTTTTTTTGCCGGTTATGAAGAATGTCCGGAAGGTTTTGTCGCAGAGCGGCAGCGCAGAGGCGTTAATCCGCTGGACCAGTCCAAATATATTCTCAGCGCCCGTAAAGCCTTGCAGGGTTAAGGTTTGCCGATCAACAATCCGGCCGGCAGCGGGACCTACTTGCGGCGCTGTTGTTGTTTGGCGATTTCTTCCGTTACAACAAAAGCCAAATCCTCATTGCCGAACATCGACAATACGCCAAGCAGCGTGTCATCTGCAATTTCGCCGGCTTCTTCCTTCGGCACGGTCAACTCTGACATCTGCTTCAGGACCGGATTGTCGCCTTGATCGGGGTAAGCCTGGACATAAACTTCGGCGGGATTCAGATCGTGGTTCACGCACCACTGGGCGAAGACAAGAATCATCATATGCTCGTCCTGGCGGTAGCTGTCGATGATGCGCTGCTCCCGTTCTTTGGCATCCATTTTGCTATCCATAGAGGTTACATTCCTTTCTGTAAGAACCTTTCCAATTTAACACCATTATATCGAAAAGGCCTGGAGGGTGACAAATGATCAAAAATGAAAAAATCAAAGCTTCGGAAGTCCGGCTTACCGGCTTGGACGGTGAGGATTTGGGGATTATGCCGACACTGGAGGCGCTGGCCCTGGCCAGGAAATACAAAGTCGATCTGGTGTGCGAATCGCTGATGAGCAGCCCGCCGCCCTGCCGGCTGGTTGGAGCCGGGAAAGCTCGCGAGGAACGGGACCAGGCCAAGAAAAAAGCCGGGCCGGCCAAATCCAAGGAACTCCGCTTTACCCCTGAAATTGAAGAGCATGATTACGACACGAAGAAACGCCAGGCCGAGAAATGGCTGCAGGCCGGTCATTCGGTGCTTCTGACTGTAAAGATATCCGGCAAACAGGGGGAGCAGGCCAAAGCCCTGCTTCAGCAGCTGCAAGCCGATTTGAAGACGGCCGGCCGTCCCCGCACGGGAATCCAGCTAAGCGGGAGACAGGCGCAGGTAGAGCTCGAATCCCTTACATAAAACGTAATATTTGGCTGTTTAATCGCGTAAATGGGGGATTTTTCGCTAAAACCTAAATATTTCGACCTATTCTGACGAAAAAACTCTAAAGAGGGAACTAGAGGAGAGGTCGGAGTGATGAGCATGATAAAGAGAATCCAACAAAGTATGATCACGCGTTTAATTGGTTTGGCTGCTGTATGCTTTATTCTCATTATCACGGGTATGGTCCTGGTATCCTATAACGAGCAAAAGAATTTGTACTACAGCCAGTTGAAAACAAATCTGGCCCTTATTCAGAAACCATTAGAGGATCAAGCTTCGACCCTGGAGCAATCCATTCTGAGATTGGGGGATAACACCAACCCTGACTTGACGCAGGTCTGGTTTAAGTCGACTCAGCAAATGATGGACATGTTCAGCGGCACCGGAGTGATCAAGAACACTTATTTGCTTCAGCCCAAGGAGAAAGAAGAGCAGCTCGACGGCAAGCCAAGCCGTAAAGTGCTGTTCGGCAATCAAGCTTTATACCAGTCCGGAATCACCTCGATGACGCCTTATGTCCTCCAAGATCAATATAAGAAAGCAATGGATACGGCAGAAGCACACGGGCAAGGCATGACTGAGGTTTATACGGATGATCTGGGCAAATGGATTAGTGTTATGGCTCCGATCAAGAATGAAAACGGCAAGGAGATTGCCGTATTAGTTATTGATTTTGACTACGGGGATATTCTGAACCAGCTGCGGGACAGTTTATGGAGAGCGATTTCTATCGGGATTGGCGCGGGTATCCTTGGCGTATTAATCCTTGCAGTGGTTATCTATCTGATGCTGAGACCGATTGGTGTGCTTACACGCCTCACCAGAAAAGTGGCTGCAGGCGACCTGACCGAGACGCTGACCATCAAACGCAAGGATGAACTCGGCAAGCTTGCCGAGCACTTTAGTACCATGATCGTAAATATCCGGGATATGATTGCCAAAATCACCTTGTCCTCCGAAGAGGTCTCCAAGACGGCAGAAGTCCTTAAAATGGGCTCCGAGCATACAACACAAGCCGCCCAGTCGATTTCCCACTCGATTTCCGAGGTGGCTGCAGGCTCTGAACGCCAGAAGCGGAGCACGGAAGAGAGCGGCCGGGGCCTGGAGGAAATGTCCGTCGGGATTCAGCGTATCGCAGAGTCCGCTTCCTCCGCAGCTGAATCCTCGAGCAGCGCGCTTCGCATCGCGGGACAGGGTGGAGAGAAGGTGGAGCATAATCTGGAGCAGATGAAGGCGATTCAGCTGGCGGTGGGCGAAGCGTCGGCAACGATTGGCAAGCTAGGAGCGCTGTCCGACCAGATCGGCGGCATTACGAATCTGATCGCTGAAATTGCCAAGCAGACCAATCTGCTGGCGCTGAATGCGGCTATTGAGGCGGCCAGGGCCGGGGAACACGGACGCGGGTTCTCGGTGGTAGCCGATTCGATCCGCAAGCTTGCCGAGCAGTCGCGGGACTCCAGCGCTGAGATTTATGACCTGGTACAGGTCATTCGTACGGAGACTCACCTGGCGATGCAGACCATGGAGAAGGGTTCAGCAGAGGTGGAGCAGATGTCCGGTATCGTAAACGGGGTTCATGAGGCGTTTGCAGACATCATCCATGCGGTAGAAGAGGTTACAAAACAGATTATGGAGGTTTCGGCTTCCTCGCAGCAAATGTCGGCAGGCTCGGAGGAAATTACCGCTTCTATAATGGAACTTGCGGAAATCTCCCAGCAAACGTCCGAATTTACACAAAATGTGGCGGCTGCGGCGGAAGAGCAGCAGGCCTCTATGGAGGAAATCTCCCATTCGGTGCAGTCGATGAGCGAAATGGCGCAGGAGCTGCGCCAGTCGGTAGAGAAATTCAAAGCTTAGTTGGATTCATATAACAGCAGTCTCTAAGGCATCCCATTACGCGAAAATGGGGTGCCTTTATTGTTTTTTATTCTCCAAACGGAAAAAAGGCAACGATCGGGCCCTTTTATTCCCCGATCCTGAGCGGCGGACGAAGTCGGGGGTTCGTCCGCTGTTTTTCCATCAAGCAATATGCATATTTTTGCTAAAAGCGGCAAATACCAACACCAAGAGGTGAGGGGCGTGTCATGGTTCAGGAACAAAAATAATAATGGAAAAGACGAACCGGATCAGGATCAAGAGCAGAAATGGCAGCAGGAGGAGGATCATAAGCTTGTTCAGGAACTGATTCAGGAATTGGTCCAAGAGCTGGCTCAGGATCAGGATCAAGATCAGGATAAAGCGAAGAAACAAGACCTGGGGCAGGCACAGATCTTTGATCTGGATCAGGACCTGGACGGGAGCCTGGATCAAGTCCAAAGCGGAAAGGGAACCCAGGGCCAAACTCGAAGCCAAACCCAAAGTGAGGATCAGCAGCGTAAACAGCTGATGAACCGGGAGGAGCTGGGGGAGGAGCAACTGGCGGAGAACGGGGGAGAAGACCAGCCAGGCCGGAATCAGAGGCGGCCTCAGGACTACAAAGAAGAAATGAGCCGGGAATTTGATGAACAAAGCGGTGAGCAGGAGGAGGACCCAAATCCGGGCAGCGAAGCGAATCACTCTCCAGCCGAATTCGCCGATCCAAACCAAAATCAAAACAAAAACGGCGGGGATGAAGAAGGTCAGGGAGAGAGCAAGGATCAAAAGATAGAAAGCAGCCAAGCCCGAGTCCAGGAAAAAAACCAAGGCCGAAGTGAAGGGAACAACGAAGGGCAAGAGCAAAGCCGGGAAATGGACCGTGAGCAAGAGAAAGGGCAGGAAGAGAGCCAGGATGAGAACCCAACCTCTGGTGGAGTACAAAACCATGCGAACGGGCCGGACAGCCAGGACAAGCCGTTTTCCGCTTCACCTTCCAAATCGGATGGCGGCGAAAGCTCAAGCCGTTCCAAGCCGGAATTCGATGACTCCGGCTCCAGTCAGAAGAGGGGGGACGGTAGCTCGTCCGGCGAACCGGAGGGCGAAGCTCCGCTGGGATCTGATCTGCAGGCTAATTTGGCACGATTGAAGACAAGCCTGGAGAACTGCTCGGATATCATCTACCGTCCTTTTAAGCTCTACTCCTCCGGTAAGGATGGGGTTCTGGTTTATCTGGACGGCATGTGCGATTCCCAGCAGGTCGAGGAAGCCGTATTAAGACCGCTGATGGAAGGCCCTGGCGGAGGAACGGGCCGGACAGTCCGATCCAGCCGAGCGGGGCAGACTGAACAGCCGGATCCATCGGATTCGTCGAATCGTTCGGATGATTCATCTAAGCCTAAGCCGGGTTTATCCGAAGATCATCCGTCCCGAGATCAGAAGGGAACCGAACTGCCTGAGGAATATCTGGTGACGGCCCTGCATACCTCCCGTGAGAATAAGTTCAAACCGATTCTTCAGAGCATTATGAAGGGCCAGACGGCCGTTCTGATGGATGGAGAATCAGAGGTGCTGATCATTGATTTGATCAAAATGGAGCAAAGATCCATTGGCGAACCCACTTCGGAGAAGGTAGTCCGCGGGCCGCGTGACGGATTTACCGAATCCCTGCGCACCAACACCTCATTAATCCGGCGTCGTATCGTCAGCCCCCGTTTGAAAGCGGAGTCGCTTTCGATCGGTACCTTTACTCGCACCAACATTGCGCTGATGTACATCGACGGCATTGCCAAGAACTCGCTGGTTGAGGAAGTCAAAGGGCGGATTAAGGATATTGATGTCGATGGACTGCTTTATTCCCAGGACATAGAGGAATACATCGAAGACAGCGTCTGGTCCCCGTTTCCGCAGATACAGAATACGGAACGGCCGGACGTCGCCGCAGCGAGCCTGCTGGAGGGAAAGGTCGTCATTATTGTGGACAACTCGCCGATTGTGCTTATTGCCCCGATGACCTATTGGGCCGGCTTGCAGGCGGCCGACGATTATACCGAAAGACCGATGTATGCTTCCCTTATAAGGTGGCTTCGGTATATTTTTGTTCATATTTCCTTGCTGTTGCCTTCCTTGTACGTGGCCTTGACAACCTTCCACCCGGAGGTCATTCCGGGTCCGCTGCTCATCAGTATTGCCTCGGCGCGTGAGGGCGTGCCTTTCCCGGCAATGATTGAAGCGCTGCTGATGGAGATTATTTTTGAGGGGCTTCGGGAAGCCGGCATTCGCCTGCCGCAACAAGTGGGGCCTGCCGTGAGTATCGCGGGAGCACTCGTTATCGGACAAGCCGTAGTTGATGCTGGAATCGTCTCCAGTTCGATGGTTATCATTGTATCGCTGACGGGGATCGCGTCGTTTGCTTTCCCGATGTACAACATCGGGACCTCGTTCCGCATGCTGAGGTTTCCGCTGCTGCTGATCTCCGGCTTCATCGGTTTCTACGGCGTCATGCTGTTCCTTATTCTGATGACAGTGCATCTGGTGTCGCTTCGGCCGTTTGGAATTCCGTATATGGCACCGGCATCACCGCTTGAATCCTCTAATTTACGGGACATCCTGATCCGCGCGCCAAAGTGGAAGATGAACAAACGTATGGGTACACTTACCGGCCGGAACCGGAAGCGTTCACCGGGGAAGTAGCTGCTTGA includes the following:
- a CDS encoding DUF1641 domain-containing protein, translated to MSQTLNQSETQGTQETAAASTKDLVDQLLKPEVQQSLTSLVDNLPKLTEMVNTLTQAYDVMQSLATDKVFVEDIKAGFTGVVGPVVGMAKNAAATAIEANDRAKKDNSTVSVFGLLKMLKDPNIQKALKFAQAYLDVTNEKKK
- a CDS encoding NAD(P)/FAD-dependent oxidoreductase, yielding MSKQILILGGGYGGLLSALTAREYLSAEEATITVVNKYPTHQIITELHRLAAGNLDEKAVALPLEKLLGGKQVKLVVDTVEKISPDEKQVKLTSGATYKYDALVIALGSETAYFGIPGLKENSLTLKSVDEAHRIFETVKSRLDAYKQSKNKADATFVVGGGGLTGVELVGEFADELPELCRQRGIDFNEINLYCVEAGPTILAGFPADLVERATKSLEARGVKFVTGVPITELKDNKVFLKDGNSIDSSTVIWTGGVQGNSLVADSGIEVNRGRATVTETLQSTSHKDIFLAGDSAVVFAPGAERPYPPTAQIAWHMGETVGYNLSVFVKGGTMESFHYVSSGTLGSLGRKDGIAMVGGSSTKLKGMPASLMKEASNIRYLARIKGLSALAY
- a CDS encoding GTP-binding protein; this translates as MDQTLKGNERNGSNPDSGPSGSGLERRNVGIFAHVDAGKTTTTEHILFESGRTRSLGSVDSGTAVTDWLDIEKERGISVRAATTSFVWKGVHINLVDTPGHVDFLSEVERSLRVMDGAVLIVSAAEGVQAQTELIWGALRKLKIPTLIYVNKMDRTGVNEQALLADICKYLSPDAVPFQLPVGQEQSFTGAVDLWAALEDGLEDGTNTAVSGETLSEAAGRLKAAGIELLESLAERDEALLQRYLAGEKVPVMQWRQAAADMACSGRLFPLFYGASGKGIGVEALMDAIVDYLPGPGGDKDKELSGIVFKIERDKTMGRMAYVRLYSGAIRNRDLVLNYTQQLEEKVTQIRKVDGNKSEDLGVLEAGDIAAVCGLASVRIGDVLGSPAHIPDEARLAVPLLTVQAHWASEADYPRMVQALQELSDEDPLLDVQWMQDERELHVKVMGQIQLEMLTSLLQSRYGLRAEFGKPSVIYKETPVRAGEGYVAYLMPKPCWAILRFAIEPGPPGSGLQYDAKVRTEDLLLQYQNEVRRRVPEALSQGLYGWEVVDLKVTLIEGQHHVWHTHPLDFAVATPMGIMDGLANTGTKLLEPILNFRINVPEENAGRVMNDLVQMRGVFETPVLQGERITLTGKVPLAESMEYASQLGSLTKGRGAMVTFFAGYEECPEGFVAERQRRGVNPLDQSKYILSARKALQG
- the infC gene encoding translation initiation factor IF-3, encoding MIKNEKIKASEVRLTGLDGEDLGIMPTLEALALARKYKVDLVCESLMSSPPPCRLVGAGKAREERDQAKKKAGPAKSKELRFTPEIEEHDYDTKKRQAEKWLQAGHSVLLTVKISGKQGEQAKALLQQLQADLKTAGRPRTGIQLSGRQAQVELESLT
- a CDS encoding methyl-accepting chemotaxis protein; this translates as MSMIKRIQQSMITRLIGLAAVCFILIITGMVLVSYNEQKNLYYSQLKTNLALIQKPLEDQASTLEQSILRLGDNTNPDLTQVWFKSTQQMMDMFSGTGVIKNTYLLQPKEKEEQLDGKPSRKVLFGNQALYQSGITSMTPYVLQDQYKKAMDTAEAHGQGMTEVYTDDLGKWISVMAPIKNENGKEIAVLVIDFDYGDILNQLRDSLWRAISIGIGAGILGVLILAVVIYLMLRPIGVLTRLTRKVAAGDLTETLTIKRKDELGKLAEHFSTMIVNIRDMIAKITLSSEEVSKTAEVLKMGSEHTTQAAQSISHSISEVAAGSERQKRSTEESGRGLEEMSVGIQRIAESASSAAESSSSALRIAGQGGEKVEHNLEQMKAIQLAVGEASATIGKLGALSDQIGGITNLIAEIAKQTNLLALNAAIEAARAGEHGRGFSVVADSIRKLAEQSRDSSAEIYDLVQVIRTETHLAMQTMEKGSAEVEQMSGIVNGVHEAFADIIHAVEEVTKQIMEVSASSQQMSAGSEEITASIMELAEISQQTSEFTQNVAAAAEEQQASMEEISHSVQSMSEMAQELRQSVEKFKA
- a CDS encoding spore germination protein — translated: MSWFRNKNNNGKDEPDQDQEQKWQQEEDHKLVQELIQELVQELAQDQDQDQDKAKKQDLGQAQIFDLDQDLDGSLDQVQSGKGTQGQTRSQTQSEDQQRKQLMNREELGEEQLAENGGEDQPGRNQRRPQDYKEEMSREFDEQSGEQEEDPNPGSEANHSPAEFADPNQNQNKNGGDEEGQGESKDQKIESSQARVQEKNQGRSEGNNEGQEQSREMDREQEKGQEESQDENPTSGGVQNHANGPDSQDKPFSASPSKSDGGESSSRSKPEFDDSGSSQKRGDGSSSGEPEGEAPLGSDLQANLARLKTSLENCSDIIYRPFKLYSSGKDGVLVYLDGMCDSQQVEEAVLRPLMEGPGGGTGRTVRSSRAGQTEQPDPSDSSNRSDDSSKPKPGLSEDHPSRDQKGTELPEEYLVTALHTSRENKFKPILQSIMKGQTAVLMDGESEVLIIDLIKMEQRSIGEPTSEKVVRGPRDGFTESLRTNTSLIRRRIVSPRLKAESLSIGTFTRTNIALMYIDGIAKNSLVEEVKGRIKDIDVDGLLYSQDIEEYIEDSVWSPFPQIQNTERPDVAAASLLEGKVVIIVDNSPIVLIAPMTYWAGLQAADDYTERPMYASLIRWLRYIFVHISLLLPSLYVALTTFHPEVIPGPLLISIASAREGVPFPAMIEALLMEIIFEGLREAGIRLPQQVGPAVSIAGALVIGQAVVDAGIVSSSMVIIVSLTGIASFAFPMYNIGTSFRMLRFPLLLISGFIGFYGVMLFLILMTVHLVSLRPFGIPYMAPASPLESSNLRDILIRAPKWKMNKRMGTLTGRNRKRSPGK